The Pseudodesulfovibrio alkaliphilus DNA segment CGCCGTCACTCTGACCGTATCGGCCTCGGGTGGGCTGACCTCCCCGGCCGAACCCCTGACCCTCGACCTTGAGCGCGGCGGGGAGCAGACCGTGTATGTGCCGGTCTCGGCCCTGCCCGGACCGGGTGCGCAAGGCACGGTCGTGGTCACGGCTTCGGGCACGGCTTCGGGCGTCACCGAGACGCGCCGGGTGATTACCCGCCTGCCCGTCCGCCCGGCCGCGCCCCTGCGCCGCCAGCTGGCCTTCGGGGCGCTGGACGGACCATCCGGCGAGCTGGTCCCGGCGGCCCAGGGCTTTGTGCCCGGCACCGCCACCCGCTCCGTGGCCCTGGGAAGCCTGCCCCTGGCCCGGTTCGCGGGCAGGCTCGAAAACCTCCTGAACTATCCCTACGGCTGCGCCGAGCAGGTGGCCTCCCAGGCCCTGCCCCTGATCCGCTTCGGCGATCTGGCCCGCCAATTCGCTCCCTCCCTGGCGGGCGAGCGCGGCCCGGCCTTCATGGTCCAGTCCGCCCTCATGCGCCTGCAATCCCTGCAAACCGACAACGGCGGCTTTGCCCTGTGGCCGGGGGGGGACGAGGACTCCGCCTGGGTGAGCGCATACGTCACGCTGTTCCTGGTGGAAGCGGGCAGGGCGGGCTATGGTTCGCCGGGCATGACCGGCCGCGCCCTGACGCGCATGGCCGAAACAGCCGTCTCGCGTCCGGCCGACCCCGATGCGGCCGCCCTGGCCCTCTTCAACCTCGCCCTGGCGGGGCGCCCGGAACGGGGGGCCATGGACGAAATGCGCGACAGAAAGCCCGGCCCCCTGCCGGACCTGGCCCGCACGCTGCTTGCCAGCGCCTACGCCCTGGCCGGAGACACGGACTCCTTCAACGGGTTGCTGGCCGACGCGCCGCGGGCGGGCGAGGGGCGCCAGCCAGGGGGAGGCATGGGCTCGGGCCTTCGCGATGCGGCCCTCATGCTTCTGGCCCTGGTCGAGGCAGCGCCCGGCGATGCGCTGGTTCCCAGGCTGGCGGCGGATGTGGCCCGGCGCATGACCACCCCGGACTGGGGCACCACCCAGGAGAACGGTCTGGCCTTCGCCGCGCTGGGTCGAACCCTGGCCGGGATCGATCCCGCGCCCCTGACCGGCCGCCTTGAGGCCGGAGACTGGGCAGGGGAATTTACCGACGCAGCCAGCGTCACCCTGGACACGGACGTAACGGACGCCCCCCTTGTTGCGGATCTTGGCGCACACAACGCCACGGTCTACTGGTCGGTGATCACCCGCGGAGTGCCTGCGCCGGAAAGCCTTGCTGCCCGGAGCCAGGGTCTGGAGATCCGGCGCACTTTCCTTGACAGGTCAGGCGCGGTCGTGGACATGAGCGGACTGCCCCAGGGGGCGCTGGTTATCATGAAGACCGAGCTGCGGACCACGGGCGCGGCCGTGGAAAACGTGGCCGTCCAGTGCCTGCTCCCCGCCGGGCTGGAAGTGGAAAACCCGCGCCTGGAGACCTCGGAAACCGCGCTGCTGGCCCGTGACGACGAGCTGCCCCTCTCCGGCCACCAGGATCTGCGCGACGACAGGGTGCTCTTCTTCACCGATCTGCGCCGGCCGGGCTGGCATGCGGGCTACACGCAGCTCAGGGCCGTGACCCCTGGCCGTTTCGCCCTGCCTCCGGTCCAGGCCGAGGCCATGTACGACCCGGACATCGCGGCCTCGGACGCGCCCGCAGACATGGCCGTGACCCGCCGCCCCTAGCCCGGCATGACCGGACTGGTTCAGCGGCTCCGGGAAGCCGCCCGGAGGATTCGGCCCCTCTGGCCGAAAAGGGCATGGGTGCGGCTGGCCCTGGTTTCGGCCGGGCTGCTGCTGGCCGTGCCCCTTGCTTTCCTGGTGCTGGACGCGCTCTTTCCGCTCCCGGCCGGATGGCTCGACGCACCCTCGGGAACCCGGCTGCTGGACCGCTCCGGCACCGAGCTGCGCCGCTTCCCGGCCAGGGACGGCCAGTGGCGGTTCCCTGTGACCCTGGACGAGGTCTCGCCCGCCCTGGTCACGGCACTGGTGGAGTCCGAGGACCGCTGGTTCTTCGTCCATCCTGGCGTCAACCCGCTGGCTGCGCTCCGCGCTGCCTGGACCAACGCGGTCTCGGGCCGGGTGGTGTCCGGGGCCTCGACCATTCCCATGCAGCTGGCGCGCATGGCCGATCCCGGCCCGCGCACCCTGCGGCGGAAGCTGGCCGAGTCCTTCCGCGCCCTGCAACTGGGCCTGACCCGCTCCAAGGCCGAGCTGCTCGAAGCCTACCTCAACACCGCGCCCTTTGGCGGCAATATCGTGGGGGTGGGCGCTGCGGCCCGCATCTATTTCGGCAAGCCGCCGGACCGGCTTTCTCTGGGCGAATGCGCCCTGCTGGCCGTGCTGCCCCGTTCGCCCAACCGCTACGACCCCTCGCGCCATCCCGAAGCGGCCATGGCCGTGCGCGACCGGGTGCTGGCTCTCCTGACGACCAGGGGCGTAGCAGACCCGGACGAGGCCAGACGGGCCATGCGCCAGCCCATGGTGGCCCAGCGCAGGCCATCGCCCATGTCTGCCCCCCATTTCTGCCTGCTGGCCCGCGCCCGGCTCGGGTCCGAACCCGTCATCGCCACTTCCCTGGATCTCGCCCGGCAGCGAACGGTGGAACGGCTGCTGGCCCGGCATGTGGAGCGGCTGCGCGACCTTGGCATCGGCAACGGCGCAGCAGTCGTCCTTGATCGGACCAGCCGCGAGGTGCTGGCCCTGGCCGGGTCGGCGGATTTCGCCGATGACCGGCGTCAGGGACAGGTGAACAACGCCCTGGCCCCGCGTTCGCCCGGCTCGACCCTCAAGCCCTTTCTCTACGCCCTGGCCTTTGACCGGGGGCTGGCCGTCCCCGGTTCGCGTCTGCTGGACGTGCCAGTGGACTATGCCGGGTACGCGCCCGAAAACTACTCGGGCACTTTCTCGGGCAGGGTGAGCGTGGCCGAGGCCCTGACCCGGTCCCTCAATGTCCCGGCCGTGCGTCTGCTCGCCACCACCGGGCTGCGCGACTTCCATTCCCTGCTGCGCCAGGGGGGCCTTGAGACCATCGACCGTCCGGCCACAAGCTACGGACTGCCTCTGGTCCTCGGTGCCTGCGAGGTGCGGCTCGTGGACCTGACCAACCTCTATGCCACGCTGGGCCAGGGCGGAGTCCACCGCCCCTGGCGGGTCACACTCCCCACGCAGGCAGACCCCGCCCCGGCCGGGCCACCCGGAAAGGCCGGGCTGTTCTCGCCCGAAGCGGCCCGTGTGGTGGCCGACATGCTCACCGAGGTAGCCCGACCCGACATGCCCGACTCCTGGCGGTTGACCCGCGACCGACCGGCCGCAGCCTGGAAGACCGGCACCTCCTTTGGCCATCGCGACGCCTGGGCCGTCGGATTCGGCCCGACTCTGGCCGTGGGGGTCTGGGTGGGCAACCCGGACGGC contains these protein-coding regions:
- the pbpC gene encoding penicillin-binding protein 1C, which translates into the protein MTGLVQRLREAARRIRPLWPKRAWVRLALVSAGLLLAVPLAFLVLDALFPLPAGWLDAPSGTRLLDRSGTELRRFPARDGQWRFPVTLDEVSPALVTALVESEDRWFFVHPGVNPLAALRAAWTNAVSGRVVSGASTIPMQLARMADPGPRTLRRKLAESFRALQLGLTRSKAELLEAYLNTAPFGGNIVGVGAAARIYFGKPPDRLSLGECALLAVLPRSPNRYDPSRHPEAAMAVRDRVLALLTTRGVADPDEARRAMRQPMVAQRRPSPMSAPHFCLLARARLGSEPVIATSLDLARQRTVERLLARHVERLRDLGIGNGAAVVLDRTSREVLALAGSADFADDRRQGQVNNALAPRSPGSTLKPFLYALAFDRGLAVPGSRLLDVPVDYAGYAPENYSGTFSGRVSVAEALTRSLNVPAVRLLATTGLRDFHSLLRQGGLETIDRPATSYGLPLVLGACEVRLVDLTNLYATLGQGGVHRPWRVTLPTQADPAPAGPPGKAGLFSPEAARVVADMLTEVARPDMPDSWRLTRDRPAAAWKTGTSFGHRDAWAVGFGPTLAVGVWVGNPDGTPVKGISGAVHAGPLFFDLLRALDEPGRDLRLPEAPALRSVTLCSASGLPAGPDCPATIQSPAGPTLALPRCAEHRRILVDRETGLRLEGSCLAAPVPGGRAEAGTAQTVPPELAAWMAAQGKPAPGLPPLSPLCPDVPGGLGPTILSPSSATPYVMRHDAPAHHQQVALRAAPADPGDSLWWYVDGRFVGVVHQSSDRKEYGKGYGLAAETTDVPAHEPRNLLWPMTPGEHRASVTDGQGRTSTVTFRVLDRSAP